A genomic window from Candidatus Pelagisphaera phototrophica includes:
- a CDS encoding formylglycine-generating enzyme family protein encodes MEPKPNPGCCLPTKSSITGERVTVNECSEKPESKRSPHYGSREGMVLIEAGSFLMGTDSDKGWEADGEKKVIEVSMDPYWISRCCVTNREFGEFVDDTGYVSEAEQFGWSYVFHILLQNSVLKRLKPQNVQGLEWWYGVEGAYWRKPEGPGSNIKKRTDYPAVHISWSDAVAYCQWKGHRLPTEAEWEKAARGGLEQKIYPWGDELHPEGKHRCNIWQGNFPLANTAEDGHVGSAPAKSFRANGFGMYNLVGNVWEWCSDWFSPNWRLIHKEPNPQGPDTGGRKVMKGGSYLCHDSYCNRYRVAARTSNTPDSSTGNLGFRTAMDA; translated from the coding sequence ATGGAACCCAAGCCAAATCCCGGTTGCTGTCTGCCAACCAAATCATCAATCACTGGAGAGCGTGTAACTGTAAATGAGTGTTCTGAAAAGCCCGAATCCAAGCGGTCACCCCATTATGGTAGCCGCGAAGGAATGGTCCTGATTGAAGCGGGATCTTTCCTGATGGGTACCGATAGTGATAAAGGCTGGGAGGCGGATGGAGAAAAGAAGGTGATCGAAGTCTCTATGGATCCTTATTGGATTTCGCGCTGCTGCGTAACGAATCGCGAGTTTGGAGAGTTTGTGGATGATACCGGGTATGTCTCGGAAGCGGAACAGTTTGGCTGGTCATATGTATTCCATATTCTCTTACAGAATTCGGTTCTGAAACGCCTCAAGCCACAAAACGTGCAAGGGCTCGAATGGTGGTACGGAGTAGAGGGAGCCTATTGGAGAAAGCCTGAAGGTCCTGGATCAAACATTAAAAAGAGGACGGACTACCCGGCGGTTCACATAAGTTGGTCAGATGCAGTTGCTTATTGCCAATGGAAGGGACACCGTCTCCCAACGGAAGCGGAGTGGGAGAAAGCTGCGCGAGGAGGTTTAGAACAGAAAATTTATCCTTGGGGAGATGAGCTCCACCCTGAAGGAAAGCATCGCTGTAATATTTGGCAGGGAAATTTCCCGCTAGCGAATACAGCAGAAGATGGTCACGTGGGGTCCGCTCCGGCGAAGTCGTTTCGCGCCAATGGATTTGGAATGTACAATTTGGTGGGGAATGTATGGGAATGGTGCAGCGATTGGTTTTCTCCGAACTGGCGCTTAATCCATAAGGAGCCGAATCCTCAAGGGCCCGATACGGGTGGTCGCAAAGTGATGAAGGGCGGGTCCTATCTTTGCCACGACAGCTACTGCAACCGTTATCGGGTTGCTGCTCGTACTTCGAATACCCCTGATTCCTCAACGGGAAACCTAGGATTCAGGACCGCAATGGATGCGTAA